In Dysgonomonadaceae bacterium zrk40, one genomic interval encodes:
- a CDS encoding Ig-like domain-containing protein: MVISCSSGGDEPPVGEPPQLISSDPADGETDVAEGITEITLRFNMNVTLAPSSLITLNGQPVTNLWRGQEGELKMTVPPLLPGTDYTLLVPAQTVKGPTGLSNPSEIRITFKTCPSLPPREGLSPQAEKLLQFLKQQEGKKTLSGTMAHVAWNINEAEWVHHHTGNWPAINCFDYIHLHASPANWIDYGNITVAEEWWNSGGVVSASWHWNVPANSGVEGKYSFYWGSAPDETRFDVKKIDDPDSDEYKRMITDIDKLSGYLKLLKEKNIPVLWRPLHEAAGNNGAYPGGEAWFWWGGGGPEPYKKLWRLMFDRMTHHHGLDNLIWVWTSQVIDPDWYPGDDYVDMVGRDIYDEQAASTIKSQFATLQSRYPGKPVALSECGNVATISAQWNDGARWLWFMPWYEYDRTRDPGSEAFQLKTHQYAPISWWEDALAQPYVLTRDELPDLK; encoded by the coding sequence ATGGTAATCTCCTGTTCATCTGGCGGGGATGAGCCGCCCGTTGGTGAGCCACCGCAGCTGATCTCCAGTGATCCTGCCGATGGCGAGACAGATGTGGCGGAAGGGATCACAGAAATCACACTTCGCTTCAACATGAACGTGACGCTTGCCCCTTCATCGCTGATCACCCTTAACGGACAGCCGGTTACCAACCTCTGGCGAGGGCAGGAGGGAGAACTGAAGATGACGGTACCCCCGCTGCTGCCTGGTACCGATTACACGCTGTTGGTACCTGCCCAGACGGTGAAAGGTCCCACAGGCCTTTCCAACCCATCTGAGATCCGAATCACCTTCAAAACCTGTCCATCGTTACCCCCGCGTGAGGGTCTTTCACCTCAGGCGGAGAAGCTGCTGCAGTTTCTGAAACAACAGGAAGGGAAGAAAACTCTCTCCGGCACCATGGCCCACGTGGCCTGGAACATCAACGAGGCGGAGTGGGTACACCATCACACCGGCAACTGGCCGGCAATCAACTGTTTTGATTATATCCACCTGCATGCCTCACCTGCCAACTGGATCGATTATGGCAACATCACTGTGGCCGAGGAGTGGTGGAACAGCGGGGGTGTCGTATCGGCATCCTGGCACTGGAACGTGCCTGCCAACAGCGGAGTGGAGGGAAAGTATTCCTTCTATTGGGGCAGTGCACCGGATGAAACCCGTTTCGATGTGAAGAAGATTGATGATCCCGACTCGGATGAGTACAAGCGGATGATCACCGATATCGACAAGCTCTCCGGTTACCTGAAGCTGCTAAAGGAGAAGAATATCCCAGTGCTGTGGCGTCCCCTGCACGAGGCAGCCGGCAACAACGGAGCCTACCCGGGAGGCGAAGCCTGGTTCTGGTGGGGCGGCGGCGGACCGGAGCCCTATAAAAAGCTCTGGCGGCTGATGTTCGACCGGATGACGCACCACCACGGACTGGACAACCTGATCTGGGTCTGGACCTCGCAGGTGATTGATCCTGACTGGTACCCCGGTGATGACTACGTGGATATGGTGGGAAGAGATATCTATGATGAACAAGCTGCCTCGACGATCAAGAGCCAATTCGCCACACTGCAGAGCCGTTACCCCGGAAAACCGGTTGCCCTCAGCGAGTGCGGCAACGTGGCAACCATTTCGGCACAATGGAATGACGGTGCCAGGTGGCTATGGTTTATGCCCTGGTACGAATATGATCGCACCCGCGATCCCGGCAGCGAAGCGTTCCAGTTGAAGACCCACCAGTATGCCCCTATCAGCTGGTGGGAAGATGCCCTGGCACAGCCCTACGTGCTTACACGCGATGAGTTACCTGATTTGAAATAA
- a CDS encoding RagB/SusD family nutrient uptake outer membrane protein, whose translation MNKYSIITKTVIVSVMLLMLSGCEDFLNRPTEDNYTVDSFYQTDEQCFQAVNPVYNSPWYDFQRGFFKVGEVLSGNYYWGSSPYLTFTINSTDEDLTNMSASLWSVNAYCNGIIENIDMKAGPNVSEQAKHTVKGEALVWKAMTYFYLVRTFGAVPIIHNNSAMISAGDYNSIYKATIPNVYDYIIMTLEKAIEWLPESNDPGRIDRYSAYGLLSKVYLTKAGYGMSGSRNQDDLDKAAEYAGMVIDQSGRNLLPVYSDVFRLKNNYSEESLLAWHWVVSNQWTSQNTLQSDLGILGIDEYGASWGGYGGPSVDLQDAFGENALSLTRNNVDARRKATMMMYGDKYDYFWVDKGGLDYTAFAVESMEYQSPVGANEVKHIVGNDNDHQIGIGHAMARMATSLSTHLLRLSDVYLIYAEAVLGNNASTSDAKALKAFNDVRGRSVQGYEAKTSITWQDIWKERRLELACEGDRWYDYVRWHYYEPAKAIAEIKAQRRNQYIGLGQYYTSGVLNPDDTYYDTGASAPNVTDAHFQLPFPDTDLTMNPNLLLDPVEFDLSTIQY comes from the coding sequence ATGAACAAATATAGTATCATCACAAAAACCGTAATTGTCAGCGTCATGCTGCTCATGCTCTCCGGCTGCGAGGATTTCCTTAACCGGCCCACGGAGGACAACTACACGGTAGACAGTTTTTACCAGACCGACGAACAGTGTTTCCAGGCAGTCAATCCGGTCTACAACTCTCCCTGGTACGACTTCCAGAGAGGTTTCTTCAAGGTGGGTGAAGTGCTCTCGGGCAACTACTATTGGGGATCATCACCCTACCTCACCTTCACCATCAACTCCACCGATGAGGACCTGACCAACATGTCGGCCTCCCTCTGGTCGGTAAACGCCTACTGCAACGGCATCATTGAGAACATCGACATGAAGGCCGGTCCCAATGTGAGTGAGCAGGCGAAGCATACCGTCAAGGGTGAAGCACTGGTGTGGAAGGCGATGACCTACTTCTATCTGGTTCGCACCTTCGGGGCGGTACCCATCATCCACAACAATTCGGCCATGATCTCTGCCGGCGACTACAACAGCATCTACAAGGCGACGATTCCCAACGTGTATGATTACATCATCATGACCCTTGAGAAGGCGATCGAGTGGCTGCCGGAAAGCAATGATCCCGGGCGCATCGACCGTTACTCCGCCTACGGACTCCTCTCGAAGGTGTACCTCACCAAGGCTGGCTACGGCATGAGCGGTAGCCGCAACCAAGATGACCTGGACAAGGCTGCCGAGTATGCAGGCATGGTGATCGACCAGAGCGGACGCAACCTGTTGCCGGTATACTCCGATGTATTTCGCCTGAAGAACAACTACAGCGAGGAGAGCCTACTGGCATGGCACTGGGTGGTCTCCAACCAGTGGACTTCGCAGAACACCCTCCAGTCCGACCTCGGTATCCTTGGCATAGATGAATATGGTGCCTCTTGGGGCGGCTATGGCGGTCCCTCGGTCGACCTGCAGGACGCTTTCGGTGAAAATGCCCTGAGCCTCACCCGCAACAACGTGGATGCCCGCCGCAAGGCCACCATGATGATGTACGGTGACAAGTACGACTACTTCTGGGTGGACAAGGGAGGATTGGACTACACCGCGTTTGCAGTGGAAAGCATGGAGTACCAGAGCCCCGTGGGTGCCAATGAGGTGAAGCATATCGTGGGCAACGACAACGACCACCAGATCGGCATCGGTCATGCGATGGCACGCATGGCAACCAGCCTCAGCACACACCTGTTGCGTCTTTCCGATGTATATCTGATCTATGCCGAAGCAGTGCTGGGCAACAATGCTTCCACCTCCGACGCAAAAGCACTCAAGGCCTTCAACGATGTACGGGGACGCTCCGTGCAGGGCTATGAAGCCAAAACCTCCATCACCTGGCAGGATATATGGAAGGAACGTCGACTGGAACTGGCCTGCGAGGGTGACCGCTGGTACGACTACGTACGCTGGCACTATTACGAACCAGCCAAAGCGATTGCAGAGATCAAAGCACAGCGCAGAAACCAGTATATCGGACTGGGACAGTACTATACTTCCGGTGTGCTAAATCCGGACGATACCTACTATGATACCGGAGCATCGGCACCCAACGTCACCGACGCCCATTTCCAGCTGCCCTTCCCGGATACCGACCTGACCATGAATCCCAACCTGCTGTTGGATCCGGTAGAGTTTGACCTGTCGACCATTCAATATTAA
- a CDS encoding TonB-dependent receptor: MYMKNILVLCMALIMSFQLMAQQRRVSGTIVDSRDQSAMIGANIMEKGTSNGTVTDIEGRFTLDLTSSTPVLVISSIGYQTLEVVVGNRNTFNLEMNEDTELLDEVVVVGYGTMRKSDISGASVTVGEDAIKGSVITNLDQALQGRAAGVTSVMTSGAPGSSVSIRVRGQSTINANAEPLYVIDGVIVQGGGSSGSSFGLGDALGNSPVSTISPLSTINPSDILSMEILKDASATAIYGAQGANGVVLITTKRGKAGEAKFTYEGMYGVQRQASRLEMMNLREFAEYSNQVSLSENRPEFADPSLLGTGTNWQDAVFRQAPMHQHQLSAQGGTDAVRYFVSGAFMGQDGTIIGTEFNRYSFRSNLDAQLKKWFKLGLNAMYSQTDERLGLADSQEGVINYSLLTPPDIPIYDLDGNYASVIREGYTRINPIAMVLDEDILLGRSKLNGSIFADITPIESLTWHSELGFDIGSTRGERFEPAVRYGNWSREKNMSSIQKNDNRFWQLKNYLTYSGKQDKHDYTVMLGQEMWESTYEYQSVTASALPSNDIKNPSLGTDPLINSGFGSSAMASFFGRGTYNYDDRYMGTYTYRRDGSSNFGPKNRWAGFHAFAASWRFSNEAFFEPLTEVLNNGKLRIGWGQTGNSNIGGYRWGAAIVRMPSSLGLGYRQSNIANPYIKWETQEQWNLGLDLNFFDNRIGLVVDAYDKTSKDMLMPLQLPSYMGTRGNASSALAAPYGNYGTINNRGLEFTLNTRNLTGAFTWDTEFQISFNKNKLVALDGTDAVHIEGYGQWSDVVSISNVGEPLYNFYGYKVAGVYKDLEDLQNSPRPEKYPTDGVFNRYNTTWVGDLKFEDLSGPEGVPDGVIDTYDRTNIGSPLPKFTFGMTNSFSYKNFDLSVFFNGSYGNKVLNYTAINLSNMKSAWDNQLKLITERANLEPIDPNKSYPATVNGITIYEWTDDITNLRVTNPDTRIPRAIANDPNDNDRISDRYIEDGSYLRVRNITLGYTLPANVARKWMLENIRVYANIQNLATFTNYSGYDPEIGASTASQNVFGLDNGRYPSPQVYSFGVSLSF; encoded by the coding sequence ATGTATATGAAAAACATCCTTGTGTTATGCATGGCTCTCATCATGAGCTTTCAGTTGATGGCACAACAACGAAGGGTCTCCGGTACCATCGTTGACAGCAGAGACCAGTCTGCCATGATTGGTGCCAATATCATGGAAAAAGGGACGTCCAACGGTACGGTGACCGATATCGAAGGCCGTTTTACTCTCGACCTCACTTCATCCACTCCTGTGCTGGTGATCTCCAGCATTGGATATCAGACACTGGAGGTGGTGGTTGGTAACCGCAACACCTTCAACCTCGAGATGAACGAAGATACCGAACTGCTCGACGAGGTGGTGGTAGTAGGTTATGGTACCATGCGGAAGAGTGACATCTCCGGTGCTTCCGTCACCGTGGGTGAGGATGCCATCAAAGGATCGGTAATTACCAACCTCGACCAGGCACTTCAGGGACGGGCAGCGGGTGTGACCTCCGTGATGACTTCCGGGGCTCCCGGTTCCTCCGTTTCCATTCGCGTGCGCGGACAATCTACCATCAACGCCAATGCTGAACCGCTATACGTGATCGACGGTGTGATCGTTCAGGGCGGCGGCAGCAGCGGATCCTCCTTCGGTTTGGGTGATGCGCTGGGCAACAGCCCCGTATCCACCATCTCCCCCCTCTCCACCATCAATCCCTCCGACATCCTCTCGATGGAAATCCTGAAGGATGCCTCCGCAACCGCCATCTACGGTGCACAGGGCGCCAATGGTGTGGTGCTCATCACTACCAAGCGAGGAAAAGCGGGAGAAGCCAAGTTCACCTATGAAGGAATGTACGGCGTACAGCGTCAGGCTTCCCGCCTTGAGATGATGAACCTGCGGGAGTTTGCTGAGTATAGCAACCAGGTATCCCTCTCCGAGAATCGTCCCGAGTTTGCCGATCCCTCCCTGCTGGGTACCGGTACCAACTGGCAGGATGCGGTGTTCCGCCAGGCACCCATGCATCAGCATCAGCTCTCTGCACAGGGAGGTACTGATGCGGTACGCTATTTCGTATCTGGTGCCTTTATGGGACAGGATGGTACCATCATCGGTACCGAGTTCAATCGCTACTCCTTCCGTTCCAACCTGGATGCACAACTCAAGAAGTGGTTCAAGCTGGGATTGAATGCCATGTACTCGCAGACCGACGAGCGCCTCGGACTGGCCGACAGCCAGGAGGGCGTGATCAACTACTCACTGTTGACACCACCCGATATACCGATCTACGATCTTGACGGCAACTACGCATCGGTGATCCGTGAAGGATACACCCGTATCAATCCCATCGCCATGGTACTCGACGAAGATATCCTGTTGGGGAGAAGCAAGTTGAACGGAAGCATCTTCGCCGATATCACCCCGATTGAGAGCCTTACCTGGCACAGCGAGCTGGGCTTCGACATCGGCAGCACACGTGGCGAACGCTTCGAGCCAGCCGTACGCTATGGCAATTGGAGCAGGGAGAAAAACATGAGCTCCATCCAGAAGAATGACAACCGTTTTTGGCAGTTGAAGAACTACCTCACATACTCCGGCAAACAGGATAAGCATGATTATACGGTAATGTTGGGGCAGGAGATGTGGGAGTCTACCTATGAATATCAGAGCGTGACCGCCTCTGCACTCCCCTCCAACGACATCAAGAACCCCAGCCTCGGTACCGATCCACTCATCAATTCCGGCTTTGGCAGCAGTGCCATGGCCTCATTCTTCGGACGTGGTACCTATAACTACGACGACCGTTACATGGGGACCTACACCTACCGACGCGACGGCTCCTCCAACTTCGGACCCAAGAACCGTTGGGCTGGTTTCCATGCCTTCGCCGCCTCCTGGCGCTTCTCCAACGAAGCGTTCTTCGAACCGCTCACGGAGGTGTTGAACAACGGTAAGTTGCGCATCGGATGGGGACAGACCGGTAACTCCAACATCGGAGGGTACCGCTGGGGTGCTGCCATCGTGCGCATGCCCTCCAGCCTCGGCCTCGGTTACCGCCAGTCGAACATCGCCAATCCCTACATCAAGTGGGAGACACAGGAACAGTGGAACTTGGGTCTCGACCTCAACTTCTTCGACAACCGTATCGGTCTGGTAGTGGATGCTTACGACAAGACATCGAAAGACATGCTGATGCCCTTGCAGCTGCCCTCCTATATGGGTACGCGCGGCAACGCCTCCTCGGCACTGGCAGCCCCCTATGGCAACTACGGTACCATCAACAACAGGGGTTTGGAGTTCACCCTCAACACGCGTAATCTCACGGGTGCCTTCACATGGGATACCGAGTTCCAGATCTCGTTTAACAAGAACAAACTGGTGGCACTCGACGGCACTGACGCGGTACACATTGAAGGGTACGGACAGTGGAGCGACGTGGTTTCCATCAGTAACGTGGGAGAACCGCTCTATAACTTCTACGGATATAAGGTGGCCGGAGTCTATAAGGACCTGGAAGACCTGCAGAATTCTCCCAGACCGGAGAAATATCCCACCGACGGCGTTTTCAACCGTTACAACACTACCTGGGTGGGCGACCTCAAGTTTGAAGACCTCAGCGGTCCGGAAGGAGTGCCTGATGGCGTGATCGACACCTACGACCGTACCAACATCGGTTCCCCGCTGCCCAAGTTTACCTTTGGTATGACCAACAGCTTCAGCTATAAGAACTTCGATCTGTCGGTATTCTTCAACGGCTCCTACGGCAACAAGGTGCTGAACTACACCGCCATCAACCTTTCCAACATGAAGAGTGCATGGGACAACCAATTGAAGCTGATTACCGAGCGTGCCAACCTGGAACCGATCGACCCCAACAAGAGCTACCCCGCCACCGTGAACGGCATTACCATCTACGAATGGACCGACGACATCACAAACTTGCGGGTGACCAATCCCGATACCCGCATTCCGAGGGCGATTGCCAACGATCCGAACGACAACGACCGCATCAGCGACCGTTACATTGAGGATGGATCCTACCTGCGCGTACGCAACATCACGCTGGGATATACACTCCCCGCAAATGTAGCACGCAAATGGATGCTTGAGAACATCAGGGTTTATGCGAACATCCAAAACCTCGCAACCTTCACCAACTATTCCGGATACGATCCCGAAATCGGTGCCAGCACCGCCAGTCAGAATGTCTTTGGACTCGACAACGGACGTTATCCCTCCCCGCAGGTATACTCTTTCGGTGTGAGTCTTTCGTTTTAA
- a CDS encoding helix-turn-helix domain-containing protein: MNEHNNHILYELTPLSDKDCFYIADRIKSEFTYPLHAHSEYEINYIENAEGVRRIVGDSVEVIGKYDLTLIAGEELEHVWEQHNCTSKSIREITIQFSKDLFFGNFIHKNQFSSIREMLNNAQKGISFPMETIMKIYPTLGTLSSEQSGFYAVIKLLTILYELSLCNNYRTLASSSFAHIEDNTDSRRVRKIYEYINNHFREEIRLEDLSGIVGMTPAALSRFFKLRTSKTVSDHIIDIRLGNATRLLVDTSNSIGEICYDCGFNNLSNFNRIFKKRKGCSPKEFRENYHKTKQII, encoded by the coding sequence ATGAACGAACACAACAACCATATCCTGTATGAACTGACTCCATTGTCGGACAAAGACTGCTTTTACATTGCCGACCGCATCAAATCGGAGTTCACCTATCCTCTACATGCCCACAGCGAATATGAAATCAACTACATTGAAAATGCGGAAGGGGTTCGTCGCATCGTGGGCGACTCGGTGGAGGTGATCGGTAAATATGACCTGACACTGATCGCCGGCGAGGAGCTGGAGCATGTCTGGGAGCAGCACAACTGCACCTCGAAAAGCATTCGCGAGATCACCATCCAGTTTTCGAAAGATCTCTTTTTCGGTAACTTCATCCACAAGAACCAGTTCAGCAGTATCCGGGAGATGCTCAACAATGCACAGAAAGGCATCAGTTTCCCCATGGAGACCATCATGAAGATTTACCCCACGCTTGGTACGCTCTCGAGTGAACAGTCAGGGTTTTATGCCGTGATCAAGTTGCTGACCATCCTGTATGAACTCTCCCTCTGCAATAATTACCGAACCCTGGCCAGTTCCTCGTTCGCCCATATCGAGGATAATACTGACAGCCGTCGCGTGCGTAAGATTTACGAATACATCAACAACCATTTCCGGGAGGAGATCAGGCTGGAAGATCTATCCGGTATTGTGGGCATGACACCGGCAGCACTGAGCCGCTTTTTCAAGCTGCGTACCAGCAAGACCGTATCCGACCATATTATCGACATCCGTCTCGGCAATGCCACACGCCTGCTGGTCGACACCTCCAACTCCATTGGCGAGATATGTTACGACTGCGGCTTCAACAACCTCTCCAACTTCAACCGCATCTTCAAAAAGAGAAAGGGTTGTTCCCCGAAAGAGTTCCGTGAGAATTACCACAAAACAAAGCAAATTATCTGA
- a CDS encoding OsmC family protein, producing MADMTFRVKAHSENPTKTVVKARTFQMIIDEPTDLGGTNDGANPVEYLLAALSGCLNVMCHVVAQEMNFKLRGVEIQLAGKLNPDKLFGKETADRAGYKEITVEINPDTDADRATLERWLEVVESRCPVSDNLNNPTPVHIKLK from the coding sequence ATGGCAGACATGACATTCCGCGTGAAAGCGCACAGTGAGAACCCGACAAAAACAGTGGTGAAAGCCCGCACGTTTCAGATGATCATTGATGAACCGACCGACCTTGGCGGTACCAACGACGGGGCCAATCCGGTGGAATACTTGCTGGCAGCCCTCTCCGGATGCCTTAATGTAATGTGCCACGTGGTGGCGCAGGAGATGAATTTCAAACTGAGAGGTGTAGAGATACAGCTGGCAGGCAAGCTGAATCCCGACAAGCTGTTCGGCAAGGAGACCGCCGACAGGGCAGGCTACAAGGAGATCACCGTGGAGATCAACCCCGATACAGACGCCGATCGCGCAACGCTTGAGAGATGGCTTGAGGTGGTTGAGTCACGCTGTCCCGTGAGCGACAACCTGAATAACCCCACTCCGGTACATATCAAGTTGAAATAA
- a CDS encoding 4-hydroxy-3-methylbut-2-en-1-yl diphosphate synthase, translating to MDFFNYKRRPTVDVPVGGIFMGGNFPVVVQTMTNTDTRDTEGSVAQCERIIAAGADLIRLTTQGVREADNLRNIHRELREKGYDTPLSADIHFNPRAALVAATVAEKVRINPGNFVDKQKTFAELEYTEEEYAREMDKIRAQVIPFLNVCKEHGTAVRIGVNHGSLSDRIMSRYGDTPEGMVESCMEYLRIAVEEGFNDIVISMKASNTLLMTKAVRLLVERMDQEDIHFPLHLGVTEAGDGEDGRMKSAVGIGALLSDGLGDTIRVSLSEDPEAEVPVARKLVDYVMQRQGHGDIEGTPYPGFSPFSTDRRETEAVWNIGGEHLPVVISDRSRIADMTINPHFIPDYIYVGSSVPENFPKGMKSIVDYPAWEERIDNFPLFTVNNMALMGGCNAPVKFLRIFYPELNETILAQIKAEKKVVLILTTDHLNGVGEQRAFFHALLSADCRVPVVLQRSYSENDPEDIMIKGGVDFGTVLLDGFGNGVMLSNEGSIAITDLDNYAFGLLQAARVRTSKTEFISCPSCGRTLFDLQTTVALVKKHFSHLRHLKIGVMGCIVNGPGEMADADYGYVGAEHGKISLYRRKELVEKNIPQAEAVEHLIQLIKDHGDWTDPEE from the coding sequence ATGGATTTTTTCAATTACAAACGTCGTCCCACGGTTGATGTGCCAGTGGGTGGCATCTTCATGGGTGGCAACTTCCCGGTGGTGGTGCAGACGATGACCAATACCGATACACGCGATACCGAGGGCAGCGTAGCCCAGTGCGAGCGGATCATAGCCGCCGGTGCCGACCTGATACGGCTCACCACGCAGGGAGTGCGTGAAGCGGATAACCTGCGCAACATACACCGGGAGCTGCGTGAGAAGGGATATGATACCCCTCTCTCGGCCGATATCCACTTCAATCCCCGTGCAGCCCTGGTGGCGGCTACGGTGGCCGAGAAGGTGCGCATCAACCCGGGTAACTTCGTTGACAAGCAGAAGACCTTTGCCGAGCTGGAGTACACCGAGGAGGAGTATGCACGGGAGATGGATAAGATCCGTGCCCAGGTGATACCCTTCCTGAATGTCTGCAAGGAGCATGGTACCGCCGTACGCATCGGTGTGAACCACGGCTCCCTCTCCGACAGGATCATGAGCCGCTATGGCGATACCCCCGAGGGGATGGTGGAGTCTTGCATGGAGTACCTGCGCATCGCAGTGGAGGAGGGATTCAACGACATTGTGATCTCTATGAAGGCTTCCAACACGCTGCTGATGACCAAGGCGGTACGGCTGCTGGTGGAGCGTATGGACCAGGAAGATATTCACTTCCCCCTGCACCTCGGAGTAACCGAGGCGGGCGATGGTGAGGATGGCCGGATGAAGTCGGCCGTGGGCATTGGTGCCCTGCTGAGCGACGGACTGGGAGATACCATCCGGGTATCGCTGAGCGAAGATCCTGAAGCGGAGGTGCCGGTGGCACGCAAGCTGGTGGACTATGTGATGCAACGTCAAGGACATGGAGACATTGAGGGCACTCCTTACCCCGGTTTCTCCCCTTTCTCAACCGACAGGCGTGAGACCGAAGCGGTCTGGAACATTGGCGGGGAGCACCTGCCGGTGGTGATCTCCGACAGGAGCCGTATAGCCGATATGACCATCAATCCCCATTTCATACCCGACTATATCTATGTGGGGAGTAGTGTTCCGGAAAATTTCCCAAAGGGGATGAAGTCGATCGTCGACTATCCCGCCTGGGAGGAGCGGATCGACAATTTCCCGCTTTTCACGGTCAATAATATGGCCTTGATGGGCGGTTGCAACGCGCCGGTCAAGTTCCTGCGAATCTTTTATCCAGAACTGAATGAAACGATACTGGCACAGATCAAAGCCGAAAAGAAGGTAGTGTTGATCCTGACCACCGATCATCTGAACGGTGTGGGAGAGCAGCGGGCATTCTTCCACGCACTGCTCAGCGCGGACTGTCGTGTGCCGGTGGTACTGCAGCGTAGTTATAGCGAGAATGATCCCGAGGATATCATGATAAAGGGAGGTGTCGACTTCGGTACAGTGTTGCTCGATGGATTCGGTAACGGTGTCATGCTCAGCAACGAAGGGAGCATTGCCATCACCGACCTCGATAACTATGCCTTTGGTCTCCTGCAGGCGGCCCGCGTGCGTACCAGCAAGACCGAGTTCATCTCCTGCCCCAGCTGTGGCCGCACACTCTTCGATCTGCAGACTACCGTGGCACTGGTGAAGAAGCACTTCTCCCACCTCAGGCACCTCAAGATAGGGGTGATGGGCTGCATTGTCAACGGTCCTGGTGAGATGGCCGACGCCGACTACGGATATGTGGGGGCCGAGCATGGCAAGATATCGCTCTACCGGCGCAAGGAGCTGGTGGAGAAAAATATTCCACAGGCGGAGGCGGTGGAACACCTGATCCAACTGATCAAGGATCATGGCGACTGGACCGATCCGGAAGAGTAA
- a CDS encoding VOC family protein, with the protein MEVKARFDHYNINVFDLEKSMAFYDKALGLKEVRRKEASDGSFILVYLGDGVTGFTLELTWLRDWDRPYNMGDNEQHLCVRVEGDYDQMRAYHKEMGAVCYENQEMGLYFIIDPDGYWIEVLPLKK; encoded by the coding sequence ATGGAAGTAAAGGCAAGATTTGACCACTACAACATCAACGTATTCGATCTCGAAAAGAGCATGGCATTCTACGACAAGGCGCTGGGCCTTAAGGAGGTGAGGAGGAAGGAGGCCTCCGATGGCTCTTTTATCCTTGTTTACCTCGGCGACGGTGTCACCGGCTTCACCCTGGAACTCACCTGGCTGCGCGACTGGGACAGACCCTACAACATGGGCGACAACGAACAGCATCTCTGCGTGCGGGTGGAGGGTGATTACGATCAGATGCGCGCCTACCACAAGGAAATGGGAGCCGTCTGCTATGAGAACCAGGAGATGGGGTTATATTTCATCATCGATCCCGACGGATATTGGATAGAAGTATTACCTTTGAAGAAATAA
- a CDS encoding MBL fold metallo-hydrolase: protein MRVTYIYHSCYLIEFGSFSVIFDYYKDAIREDGTAWVSDYLLGKEEDLYVLCTHSHSDHFNPEILSWKERKKNITYIFSHDLLSTGKSAGVDAVYLRKEERYSDRHIRLKAFGSTDEGGSFLLEWNNLRIFHAGDLNNWHWNEEVAKEESLGYENNFLCELELLAEESDRLDLVMFPVDPRLGSDYMKGASQFISRIGVRYFLPMHFGEQYEKANRFEMEAERNGAVYLPLSHPGQSFDLK from the coding sequence ATGAGAGTTACATATATTTATCATAGCTGTTATTTGATCGAGTTCGGTTCCTTTTCGGTGATCTTTGACTATTACAAAGATGCAATCCGTGAAGATGGCACCGCTTGGGTCAGCGATTACCTCCTCGGAAAAGAGGAGGATCTCTACGTGTTGTGCACACACTCCCATTCGGATCATTTCAATCCGGAAATTCTCTCCTGGAAAGAACGGAAAAAGAACATAACCTACATCTTTTCGCATGATCTACTCAGTACCGGAAAGAGTGCAGGTGTCGATGCCGTCTATCTCAGGAAGGAAGAGCGGTACAGCGACCGGCATATCAGGTTGAAAGCATTCGGTTCCACCGATGAGGGGGGATCGTTCCTGCTGGAGTGGAACAACCTGCGGATCTTCCATGCCGGTGATCTCAACAACTGGCACTGGAACGAGGAGGTTGCGAAAGAGGAGTCACTCGGCTACGAGAACAACTTCCTCTGCGAGCTCGAACTTCTGGCGGAAGAGAGCGACCGGCTCGACCTGGTGATGTTCCCGGTTGATCCCCGCCTGGGGAGCGACTACATGAAGGGAGCATCACAGTTTATCTCCAGGATAGGCGTCCGTTATTTCCTGCCTATGCACTTCGGAGAGCAATATGAGAAGGCGAACCGTTTTGAGATGGAAGCGGAACGAAACGGTGCCGTCTATCTGCCGCTGAGCCATCCGGGGCAATCGTTCGACCTGAAATAA